Within Bactrocera oleae isolate idBacOlea1 chromosome 6, idBacOlea1, whole genome shotgun sequence, the genomic segment tcgataaaggatagcagattctaatgcACTAGAtgacgccactagagtttactttgttactttttcactgtttactttggaacgcaccttgtagtttTGAATCCCGTATTTAGgattacaaaatgaaaaaaattaatttaaatgtcaaTACAATTACtcttttaatattatacattatttgcaaccctggtcaataacaatattaaaatcacatttaatttgttttaatagtTGGATATTTCCTAACACAGTGGACTATATTTGTTTTGACAGACAATTTTATTTTAGGCTTACTCCCGGGTAATTTAATCTGGGAAACCCAGTTAACTACTTTTTCAACCATTGTTTTTGAAGCTACAGAAGCAAATTCGCTACTTTTCTCTACGAATTTCCTtgttaaatcaaatttttattgttctCGAATTTTCGGTTCGCTGTGCTTAACCTTTCCCATGTCTATTCTATTAAGAAAAAACCAGGTTCTAATTGATTGATTTTAAAACGGAACTATGATTAAAAAGAGTACAAATCAATTAtatcatttaacaaaaaaaaaaaacaaatttcaaaaaattccagGCCGGCAAAGTGGGGGACTGATGAAAAAATGGCGCGTCCTGGTGTGCAGAATATAAGGACGCCCAGTAACCCGAAATAGATCCTTAAAGAGAAAGGATGTAGTTATAGCACTATGGAGGCAATTTGAAAAATACGTTTCGTAATTCCCGTTTTTATGCCATccggaatttttgaaaaaataaaatttctaaaaaaaaaatagttaagagAATACGACTTTAAAGCTCACGCCGAGCTGCCAGTCCACTTTGTCGGCGCATCACAAAATGAGCTGTAActctaaaaataattgaaatttcaaaaaaactttttagggacatattcttaaagagttatactacaataatatgcaaaaaaatttattttttcctaaatttctaaaccagaataGCCCCTTAAACTGTGAACGTCACAGAAAGTGCATAAAGAGCTATCTTAACCAAACTCAGTTGGGACCATTGCCACGACAGTCGGTTCCTCCTAATTGGAACTGACCCGATTTTATTTTGTCCTACTAAGCACTGTCACGTCGGCAGGATTCCTCAGATATTTCGGGATtgtttctgccgctacaacaacaacagcgaaacTCGGTGGAAAAATTACCGAAATAATTCTTCCGCTATCTTACTAACTGAATTttcgaaaactactaaaagaaaaatgacatatttcttcaaaacagTATAAATCAGAATTTTCAGCTAAAATTAAATATCGATGAAAAAAGGAGGTCTAAAAAATGAACTGTTTCGACTGGGTCGAACTAAAGAAAGATGGTTTTAGATGAGATTTGAGCGGACATGTCAATAGGTGTAGTTGCTGCAGGCGGGAACACGGACTATAACTGACATGTGTTATGACAGGTGTAGGTATgagtgcgttcgagatggcaatcacgacagcagtgttgcaaattttttaaagtatcacgtctgcgtgaatttttagcaacacttgcaacagcatcacgttctgcTGCCATTTTTTGttcgcaatttatgcaaataatcggcaacactaaatttttgtctgcacatcagcagagtatcagcaaatatgcaacacagtagctgtactgctgcaattattacgttGCTCGAACGCACCCTATATCATATAACTCCTTTTGGTTGCCGGCGAACATGCAATTGCAGCGTAGTACACGGCAGTACTTATTGATGatatagaataataaaacaTTCCAAGTTATTACCTACACCGACGAATtatagtataataaaaaaaaccgttcccacgacagtcgggtctacgtaaccgaaacggacccgggtttattccggccaaggactcggcagaattctgccgctacaacaacaacaacaacaacaacagtataataaaaacatatttaaaaaatgttggcatttCGCTTATTACTTCCGCCGTCACCACTACCAATTTGGGCCATGAGCTGTTGTCCCATCCACCATATTATCCAGATTTAGCCAaatgacacaaaaaaaaaattaaattcggcTGCATTGAAACTATTGTTCCCTTCAtatctgcatttcttatagcaactactCGTATTTGTACAGTAAGATCCCGCTTAACGCAGTTTCGGTTTAGCGCTCTTTTATTTCAACCTGAGGATTCCCCGAAATTGTGCATCagaatacacacatacattaatCCAACCAATGGACCAAAATGTTTCAATAAAATAGACGAAGGAGAGAAGAAGTCAATAAGAACATTTTGGAAAAACTACAATATCATGAATGCTGTAGAAAACATAAAGCTTTCTTGAAATGAGATAACAGAAAGATCTTCGAAAGGATTATGGAAGAACATCTGACCAGATTTGAGTAAAAGCGAAGACATTGGACACTCTGTCGATATGGATTAAATAGTAGAATTAACAAAAGACACCGGTTTAGATGAGGAAAATGTGGAagacgtcgaaaaaatatttcaagaaacAGCAGCTACTCTTTCTATTGGTCAGCTCAAAGGATTAGTTGAGCAAgaagaaagcaaaaatattgataGTAATGATTTTCACTATTTTACCACTATAACTGAAATTATGGACCAATTTAtcgaaaattattcaaattttgaCAGCTGTTCAAAATCAAGACGGGGTGTTATAGATGCTTTATCCCCTTATCAACAACTTCTAACAGAACGCAAAAGGAAAACGCAAGCTAGATTAGATgctttctaaacaaaaaaaaggcagaaaattggaaacacaaaatacacTGAATGACCTGACTGATTTagaattttatctatttttataagtatattcgtttatattgtttttatttttgtaagaaataatTGTTctgttgcatttttttaagtataattattgaatataatatcTAACCAATTTTCTATCCATCTTCCTCTAACCCCATTATTTACAGGTTAAGATAGCCTCACTTAGCGCTGTTTCGCATTACGCTCTACTATTATTGAACGTATTCTATACATTAAGCGGGGTGATACtatataactaaatctgaaaacgaaACCGGCCTCCGGTTTATATCCAACGAAAACATTTTGCTACTCCTTTCTAGTCatgttgtttgatataaacaatcattaagtcgaattaaggttatTAGGAATATTTTacgaagatctttatcttgattttgattggccaGTTTTATATGCAGATATAGCTttggtggtccgatctgaacaatctgTTCggaaattttccatacaatcatcTGATTTAGATCGATGACGTTGTTGTAAAGATTATCTAAAGCCCGCTTGGGTGGTAAATTTCAGTTTGGTTTTCGTCGTTTttacggggtcggaccataaggAAAAAGGTGATAGATaagtggggttcgttgggcatgcaaagaggtgttTAGTGTCATACGGGGACttattgcatgcaggacatatatttggtatgtctcggtcgattctggataagtaggagtttaacctgctacagtatccagaacgaagttgggcaagggtcactctagattctcatggcaactcgagctcttcgtctgcgaacggtggtggtttgactccaagtacgccattccctgagagggagtcggtgaaggtgttgtgGCTCCACTGTtaatggcggtcagtgcatgtctaaagttcgttgcgtccgaagccTGGGCGGCGTACTATCTAATGTAATGTTCCTAGGAAGCTTCAAGCAGataaacatcccagcagaaactgcttggagaggagctcgttatattccttaaccggaagcatacaggcctcactatgtaggtgttcgattgatGACATCAAGAGGCCTCTCGTGATAGTCCGAAGTGCAGCAATTTGACATGTCTggagcttcttcttctgcgttgcactacatccaggctaCCAAATGGTGCAGCGTAGTTtaagaccggccggccgattacCTTGTAAgttgccagcaacgtttctttgtctttcccccaagagctgccggtaagggattttgttgcggctctgtactttggcagttatcgcgatcgtgtgaggagtgaaggagcacaggctgTCAAATGTAACACCttaattttaaggttattgacCGTCGGAATTTTAACGCCATCGACTGTaatgtttagatccagtctgtactccttcgtccagtttgtgaaaatggtctgtttggagttttgacctcgaaacagtacggatgaaagCCGACCACTCAGGTAGCAGGTGGagggagcgtagattgttcgatgtccttAACTGTGGTTGactttgtcaaaagcttttgacaagtccaacgctacgaagatcgtcctctcgcagggtggcttttGGTTTAGGACATGAACTATCTGgcttcaagtgtcttcactacttgGGAAAGGAGATTTATcggacgataagactcccctttatTGGCGGGTTTTCCAGGATTCAGTAGTGGAACCACTCTTCCGATTTTCCAGACATCAGATATTTGAAAAGTGGTCCGCGACAGGTTGCTGAgatagcttactcccgtcgagcctagatgttttagcatcagcatacttattccgtcagggccaatgaatttggacgatttggctttgttgatgacactctgaacctccccatcggtgaaagtaagtgacACGCAGTCTTTTGagattttgcgcagccgtcgagTAACATATCGTTTGGTCTTGTCTGCCGAAGGGTGCAATGTGAATTGCCGGCttaaatagctcgcgcacttcttcggatccgaggaggcatggccatcgaattcaatttcaacccgatcgtcatgtttcctcggattaGGAAAGGCCTTGACAGTGGTCGAAAGCTTAATCACActggtggagaggttgcaggactttaAATGCTCtacccattttgtccgcttatgttgttttaccatttgccgaatatCCAAATTAAGCTCCCTTactcggggatcacagggatcggcatggcgtaagatGTCGCGCTCATtggctaatacagctgcttcgggtGGAAAATTAGGGCGgaattcttccagccggtatgaagcgagcagcagcgatcaccttgcggaattgacgctcgccaatgATGACGTCCGTAAAATAGGtagaaataaagtcgggaggtttctcgatcgagataattaggGGCAGATGGTCCAATGCGAGAGTTAACATAGgccaggttatgctatttatcagaccaccgctagcgatggtaatatctggcgagctattgcAGGTGCCTATAGTTCTGgggggggcttcgtcattcattgcgCAGAATGTCGAATCATCAATCTTTtacgccagctccatcccctaCAATCATTGGACAGGCAGGAGTGCCAAAGATCATGGTGCGCATTTCGATCGATtaagatcgatcagtttatatggctatagtggtccgatatcgacgactCCGAACTAagggcagcttcttgggaagaaatggtgtacaattatttttttatgtggcttcacatacttatataaaaaaaatttttatacaattaaaaaagcaCAACAAATTCAAAACTACATAAAAACTAATATAGCCACCAGTGCCTATACACTTTTATATAGATTATTTCTACGGTATTTTAAAGCgtctgaattttttgcaatagGGCGTAGAAAATTCTCATTATTTGTTGGTATGGGTATGAGAAACtcattatataacatatttctTACCTTTTCTCCACTTTGATTGCAACCATTTTGACTTTGACTATGAAACAATTGGCGTTTTGATGAAGTGCAGCCTGCACCGTTTATATGGTTGTTATACGGTCCATTATTGTTGCTGCCGGCAGCAAGATATTTTGCTGAGCTGCCATTGCGTTTATAGTTAGAGACTGTTCTGCAGCTGCCAGAGTCTTTTACTGTTGATTCGGTTGGCGATTCAACACCATCCGAAACAGCCGTTACGTGaacagaatttttaaaattgttatttgaaTTACAATCCAAATCCCCCATAGATTTATGGCGTTGTCTTTTTGAACGATTACTATAGTTTTTATTGGTACTTGTTGGTGTGGCCGATATTCCATTATTATTGCCATTAATACAATTAGTTCCTGCATTAATGTTTGAAGCTTTATGCTTATCATCATTATTTGtatgttgtttatttttcttactACTATTATTcacatttgtttgcttttggtTTATACTATTTTGATTGCTACCACCTAGAGTAGAAGGGGTGGCTGCCGTCACTGTTGTACACAGTGATGTAGGTGCATTCATTGTTTCGGGCGAGATACTTCTGCCACCACCGGAAAATTTACGTCTAGTCTCTATTCCCGAGCGCTTATCATTTACCCACTTTTTAAGCCGTTTAACAAATGGCATTATCATAAAAAATGAATTGGCGTTTATACCCAATTTGGCTTTTGATATGGCATCATTTTTATTGACCGGGAGCGAGTCGATCGGAAACCAATCACAGCATTTTATCTCATTGCGTGTTCGCGGTGAGAATTCTGTATCAAGTGATACGTTGCGCACGATATACAAGCGTGTATATTGATAATTGAAAACAGCCTCAATGTAGTCACTTGGTACTATTAAATTCGTTATATCGTAACCAGTCTCTTCATATACCTtaagtttaagaaaaattaaaatagatataacatatttatccagttttaattcaaaattatatatcaaACTTACTTCTCTTGTGGCACAATGCACCGGATCTTCGTTCTCATTGACTTTACCTTTCGGAAAACCCCATGAACTTTTTGCAAAATATGATTGCACTAAAAGACAATAATTGAGATCCTCAGATATTAAGATAGCCCCATATGTGGGAACTGAGAGCTTATAATTTTTCCAATCATCCAATATTTTATCGATAGACGGTAATTGTTCACGTAGAAATGGAATATGCTATTAAGAAAAGAAAATTgcgaataatatatgtaataatttaCCAATATATACCTTAAATATCTGTATCGCGAACTGCTTCATTCCACATGTTGGTAATTTCCTATTTCTTAATTCTTCGCTTTGTGGGTTATCTCCGGTCGCAGCGCAAAAGAAATCCAAGTAAAACCAATGCGCTAACTCAATTTGAAAGCAAATGCGAATAAGATTGTTCAATTCCATATCAGGAACATTAATAATAAAACGACTTGCCAAATCATCAAGTATG encodes:
- the DCP2 gene encoding uncharacterized protein DCP2, giving the protein MEVALNTVVASSTHTFKLLDGRYGTLLESNKNNNNKINTENNGVIGVSQSILNIFGAPEKFINDREAQTFKNELNIKNNNDKDIDVQDLLANQKSQLQLLQCNNTKLMLEGQQATTSLKTTTDLLAALKITNTKINENRQNSSNASNLTTSSLSTPLPTSLIVEKTTTNSNISILKAVSSGTPGRSNNSVGSIVTKNGLQIPSDILDDLASRFIINVPDMELNNLIRICFQIELAHWFYLDFFCAATGDNPQSEELRNRKLPTCGMKQFAIQIFKHIPFLREQLPSIDKILDDWKNYKLSVPTYGAILISEDLNYCLLVQSYFAKSSWGFPKGKVNENEDPVHCATREVYEETGYDITNLIVPSDYIEAVFNYQYTRLYIVRNVSLDTEFSPRTRNEIKCCDWFPIDSLPVNKNDAISKAKLGINANSFFMIMPFVKRLKKWVNDKRSGIETRRKFSGGGRSISPETMNAPTSLCTTVTAATPSTLGGSNQNSINQKQTNVNNSSKKNKQHTNNDDKHKASNINAGTNCINGNNNGISATPTSTNKNYSNRSKRQRHKSMGDLDCNSNNNFKNSVHVTAVSDGVESPTESTVKDSGSCRTVSNYKRNGSSAKYLAAGSNNNGPYNNHINGAGCTSSKRQLFHSQSQNGCNQSGEKIVSSFDLIRKERQQQLKAAAQAEKAVKAQKQQQLQCNTSNSGRVRAKSQGDKMGVQQQNTNKTNNTNNNGGNNKHRVQKQLSMIIVNSNATANNDNNKSNRNNNATHNTATHNTRVVTSPTSPASSSGAELLAFAAKSSAASSMSAAPNSAQKPRPASVSLHFTTSPTPVTQQLQHMVSGTNLRILNRSTSYQTQTEQQELQTKTKQSEVENNEVPRQQQAQLQFTPSFNSWTNFSFTKNFIANIFC